The genomic DNA aatgcacttgtggcaataaatggcatctactactttcatcctggaagaacgtggtctatgtcgtttgtctaTCTCAAGGACGACagtgccatgccgagccatgtcACGCCGttccgagccgtgccgagctgATCCGTGCAGTGCCGAGCCGTGTCGCGCCGAGCTGTGCCGTGCGGAGCTGTGCCGTGCccagccgtgccgagccgagccgtgccgtgcAGAGCCGTGCAGTGCGAAGACGTGCCATGCCCggccgtgccgtgccgagccgtgtcGTGCCGAGCCGTGCTTAGCCGTTCTGAGCGGAGGCGTGCTGTGTGGATCCGTGCCGTGCCCAGCCATGCCGCGTGGAGCTGTGCggagccgagccgtgccatgcAGAGCCGTTCCGAGCTGTGCCGTGCAGAGCCATGCCGAGCtgtgccgtgccgagccgttCCGAGCGGACTCGGCCCGAgctgagccgtgccgagccgagccgagccgtgccggcCCGAGCTGAGTCGTGCCGAGCAtagccgtgccgtgccgtgccgtgctgAGCCGTGCCGGCCCGAgctgagccgtgccgagccgagccgtgccgagccgagccgtgccggcCCGAGCTGAGCCGTGCCGTGCTGATCTGTGCCGTGCAGAGCCATGCCgcccgagccgagccgtgccgtgccgagccgtgccgtgccgtgccgagccgtgccgagccgagccgtgccgagctgAGCCGTGCCGAGCTGTGCCGGCCAGAGCTGAGCCGTGCCGAGCAtagccgagccgagccgtgccgagtcgagccgtgccgagctgagacgtgccgagccgagccgtgccggaccgagccgagccgtgccgagccgtgccgagccgtgccgagccgagtCGAGCCGCgccgagccgtgccatgccTGGAGATCCAGAACAGCTCACCGGCCAAATCCAGGAAGCCCAGGGCCATAGCCTCTCCGGCCAGGGGCCGGTTCGCCGGCATGGGCGCGGAGCGAGGCATGACGGGGGCGTGGTCACCGGCCCGGGGGCGTGGCCCGCACAGAGCCACAGCGGGCGGCGCTGGCGCGGGAacgggcgggccggggctgaGTGCCGGCCCCTGAGTGGGCGGGGCTGAGTCCGGCGCGTGTGGGCGGGGCAGtgggcggagggggcggggagagggcgggccggggctggggggcgggggaggaggtgggcggggccggagcgggtGTGGGCGTGGCCTTGGCCGAGGCCCGTGGCGGTGGGCGAAGGGTGCGAGAGTGCGGGGAGCGTGCGTGGGGCCAGCAAGGGCTGTTGGTGGAGGGGCTTTGTGGGGGCGCGGGGAAGGGGATCGGTGGGCAGAGAGGCTCCCCGGGCAGGTGTGAGGTGCCCAAGGCTGTCAGTGTTGCTGAGTCTTGCCAGCCATGCCGAGCCAAACCGAGCCAAGAAAGGCCAttccatgccatgccgagccgtgccgagccaaGTAATCCTGAGCCacgccatgctgagccatgctaTGCCATGCTGAGCCTACAGCGAGTCGAGCCATGCCGAGCTAGGCCATGCAATGCCACGCCGGGAGAAGCCATgctgagccgagccgagccatgccatactgagccgagccatgccatgccatgccatgctgagccatggtgagccatgccatgccgtgccGAGCAGTGCCGACCTGATTCATACCAAGCTGTGCGGAGCCGTGtcatgccgagccgagccgtgccatgccatgccaagccatgccatgccatgcctaGCCATGCTGATCCGAGCCTTGCCGAGCTGAGCCGAGCAATTCCAAGCTGTGCCACGCCGACCCATGCCGTGCCATGCCATgacatgctgagccatgccatgtcGTGCCGAGCAGTGCCGACCTGAGTCATACCAAGCCTTGTAGAGCTGTGTCATGCTGAGTCGAGCCATGCCAAGCCGTgatgagccatgccatgccaggccatgccatgccatgccgagccgtgccatgcTGAACTATGTCTTGCCATGCCATGCAaagctgagccatgccatgccatgccgagctgTGGGGAGTCGAGCCATGCCAAGCCGTGATGAGCAGTGCCAttccgagccatgccatgctgagccatgcaaTACCATGCCAAGCCGTGCCATGCTGAACTATGTCGTGCCATGCCATGCaaagccgagccatgccatgctgtgccgagccatgccgaaccatgccatgccgagcagAGCCGAGCCATTGCATTCCGAGCTGAGCCATGCTGAACCATGCCATGCCTAGCCATTCCAGGCCAtaccgagccatgccatgccatgccatgctgagtcACACCAtaccgagccatgccatgctgagccgagTCATGCCGAgtcatgccgagccatgccatgttgagccatgccgtgccatgccgggctgagccatgccgagccaagccatgccaagccatgccatgccatgccatgccgagccttgccatgctgagccatgccatgctgagccatgccatgccacgCCAAGCTATGCCATGCCGTGCCGAGCAGTGCCAACCTGAGTCATACCAAGCCGTGCGGAGCCGTTTcatgccgagccgagccatgccatgcaacgccgagccatgccgagccatgccatgccgagtcATGCTATGCTGATCCATGCCATAACATTAATGGacttattctgtggtaactagttgtaaCAGACTCCTTAGTAAATTCACTGTGCTAGTTTTTGAGGTCAtgggagagaaataaagaaggaaagaaagaaagaaggaaagaaagaaggaaagaaagaaggaaagaaagaaggaaagaaggaaagaaagaaggaaagaaagaaggaaagaaagaaggaaagaaggaaagaaggaaaggaaggaaggaaggagggaaggaaggaaggaaggaaggagggaaggaaggaaggaaggaaggaaggaaggaaggaaggaaggaaagacgaaaagaaagaaggaaagaaagaaggaaagaaaggccattttttgaaaccaatggaatgccaaatttggaaaaaagttttaacaactgaattctcgtatttgccagaaagtcctatatctctcttaggtcaagatttgttaagtaaattgtaagctcaaataacgttttctgagaattctgtttagttgcatgtcctacaagaagctgcttggacGGTGCAGACCTGCTCGcttcaagtgagaaatctccaagcaAATTTCAAATGCTGTGTATCCATCAGTATTGGCAGCCAATGtttcggtaaagccaacaccacattgatagaactgaaacCGGACTTCAGTCCGGCaagggaaaacaatatccaataaatatgacagccaaaatggagttagagactttgatgaataaatttatgacaaccttacaggctaactgcattcgattggacttgtAGTTTTGTCTATTCATAGCTACAACATagaaacaacctgtggctattgtgggacagtatgatgagaatgctaagagactgatatactgattgttactttgatcaaaaaaatgcagggaatgaatttaagtcttaataggccatgatccttttgtcatatatgtaccatttgtgaaatctaattttgatctttttttttaatttgcaatctatgtccttgtaaattgcactagctgattttcttaacagtatagcttttggcatgcctaaacgtaaattgctgcagaacctgcaagtCTTTTACATCAGGTCACAGACCATGCTCGTATTTGGTCTGATCTCATATGCTTGCATAgttttttgttgatggttcagggaagtctcataaagctgtagtggtctggcatgaagagaacaattggcatcattctgtaaaaattattgaaggttcaacccagTTAGTAGAACTTGGCGCCGCTTTacattacttaaagctttttaaggaggaacctctaaattcgatttgtgattctgagtatgtAGTCAAGGTCCAATGTACGCATctgattctgaattttttttttaaaacaaaaaaggggagaagcagaggaaacatCACAAAACTGATTGTCAGAAGCATTGTATGTGATTAATCACTTATATCTAAGTAGTGCAGCCCAAATTCCCCCTGTGATGAAACACTTTACAAGTATGACCgaaaaacatgctaaatcagaaagaacctacattAGTTATGGTCAAATCACTCGTTAATGGTCAATGGGAAGGGCCACATCAATTGATAACCTGGGggagaggctatgcttgtgtctttacagatcGAGGGCCGCAATGGTTGCCAGCGCgaaatgtgaaacctgtgtCATCTTCCTGACgatgattgctgcagctgctgtgttttggatgcctgcacagacaaagactaacatgtggattacttCAGCCAACACGACTGGCCAGGACTCCATATGCCTAGCTATGGCATCTCCGGAAAACCCGTTCCACACATGCTTGGTTGGCATCCCCCTTGACgactacagcagcatcacacgaCTGTTTCAGAGTAGTGGTCGGTGCAAAGGCATCGCAACGAACTGTAATAATACCAACATGGCACTTTGCATTAATTGTCTCCCGGAAGCAGATGTTGAGCGTcaggaactggaattgctgggatctatGCCCATGGACGCTTGCATTCAGCTGGTTTGTGAACTGCACTGCAGAATAGAGCCACAATAGACTTTTTCTtattagctcaaggacatgggtgtgaagattttgatggtatATGCAATAGATTGCTTAGtggttgggggctttcagcgTGGTTGTTATCAGTTGTGAAAACGGGACTGATTGTTTTGATGATTGCTGTGATTGTATTACTAATGTTGCcatgcatgttttctttgctgcaaagggccctgcagcagacaatgaaggcaatttttttagcataaaaaagggggaattgtggaggactatggtgggtccgtggatcCCCTGATGGAGAGCacgggaacagagatcagccttgaagatattaaagcctacccgtgagaaagatggaagtaaaggagtatccggagatattaaggtgtacccgtgagagagaagggatgtatccgtgagagagaagggagtagaagagtaacattgatgatagcgaaattagccaatgagatgttactgctgtaacttgtaaccaatagggaagagacacatgaattggtaaaactgtataaaaatgcacttgtggcaataaatggcatctactactttcatcctggaagaacgtggtctatgtcgtttgtctaTCTCAAGGACGACagtgccatgccgagccatgtcACGCCGttccgagccgtgccgagccgatCCGTGCAGTGCCGAGCCGTGTCGCGCCGAGCTGTGCCGTGCGGAGCTGTGCCGTGCccagccgtgccgagccgagccgtgccgtgcAGAGCCGTGCAGTGCGAAGACGTGCCATGCCCggccgtgccgtgccgagccgtgccgtgtCGTGCCGAGCCGTGCTTAGCCGTTCTGAGCGGAGGCGTGCTGTGTGGATCCGTGCCGTGCCCAGCCATGCCGCGTGGAGCTGTGCggagccgagccgtgccatgcAGAGCCGTTCCGAGCTGTGCCGTGCAGAGCCATGCCGAGCtgtgccgtgccgagccgttCCGAGCGGACTCGGCCCGAgctgagccgtgccgagccgagccgagccgtgccggcCCGAGCTGAGTCGTGCCGAGCAtagccgtgccgtgccgtgccgtgctgAGCCGTGCCGGCCCGAGCTGAGCCGTGacgagccgagccgtgccgagccgagccgtgccggcCCGAGCTGAGCCGTGCCGTGCTGATCTGTGCCGTGCAGAGCCATGCCgcccgagccgagccgtgccgtgccgagccgtgccgtgccgtgccgagccgtgccgagccgagccgtgccgagctgAGCCGTGCCGAGCTGTGCCGGCCAGAGCTGAGCCGTGCCGAGCAtagccgagccgagccgtgccgagtcgagccgtgccgagctgagacgtgccgagccgagccgtgccggaccgagccgagccgtgccgagccgtgccgagccgtgccgagccgagtCGAGCCGCgccgagccgtgccatgccTGGAGATCCAGAACAGCTCACCGGCCAAATCCAGGAAGCCCAGGGCCATAGCCTCTCCGGCCAGGGGCCGGTTCGCCGGCATGGGCGCGGAGCGAGGCATGACGGGGGCGTGGTCACCGGCCCGGGGGCGTGGCCCGCACAGAGCCACAGCGGGCGGCGCTGGCGCGGGAacgggcgggccggggctgaGTGCCGGCCCCTGAGTGGGCGGGGCTGAGTCCGGCGCGTGTGGGCGGGGCAGtgggcggagggggcggggagagggcgggccggggctggggggcgggggaggaggtgggcggggccggagcgggtGTGGGCGTGGCCTTGGCCGAGGCCCGTGGCGGTGGGCGAAGGGTGCGAGAGCGCGGGGAGCGTGCGTGGGGGGAGCGCTGTCCGCGGTGGCCGTGCGGCCAGCAAGGGCTGTTGGTGGAGGGGCTTTGTGGGGGCGCGGGGAAGGGGATCGGTGGGCAGAGAGGCTCCCCGGGCAGGTGTGAGGTGCCCAAGGCTGTCAGTGTTGCTGAGTCTTGCCAGCCATGCCGAGCCAAACCGAGCCAAGAAAGGCCAttccatgccatgccgagccgtgccgagccaaGTAATCCTGAGCCAcgccatgccatgctgagcctgCAGCGAGTCGAGCCATGCCGAGCTAGGCCATGCAATGCCACGCCGGGAGAAGCCATgctgagccgagccgagccatgccatactgagccgagccatgccatgccatgccatgctgagccatggtgagccatgccatgccgtgcTGAGCAGTGCCGACCTGATTCATACCAAGCTGTGCGGAGCCGTGtcatgccgagccgagccgtgccatgccatgccaagccatgccatgccatgcctaGCCATGCTGATCCGAGCCTTGCCGAGCTGAGCCGAGCAATTCCAAGCTGTGCCACGCCGACCCATGCCGTGCCATGCCATgacatgctgagccatgccatgtcGTGCCGAGCAGTGCCGACCTGAGTCATACCAAGCCTTGTAGAGCTGTGTCATGCTGAGTCGAGCCATGCCAAGCCGTgatgagccatgccatgccatgccatgccatgccatgccatccCGAGCCGTGCCATGCTGAACTATGTCTTGCCATGCCATGCAaagctgagccatgccatgccatgccgagctgTGGGGAGTCGAGCCATGCCAAGCCGTGATGAGCAGTGCCAttccgagccatgccatgctgagccatgcaaTACCATGCCAAGCCGTGCCATGCTGAACTATGTCGTGCCATGCCATGCaaagccgagccatgccatgctgtgccgagccatgccgaaccatgccatgccgagcagAGCCGAGCCATTGCATTCCGAGCTGAGCCATGCTGAACCATGCCATGCCTAGCCATTCCAGGCCAtaccgagccatgccatgccatgccatgctgagtcACACCAtaccgagccatgccatgctgagccgagTCATGCTGAgtcatgccgagccatgccatgttGAGCCATGCCGTGCCATGCTGGGctgagccatgccgagccgagccatgccgagccatgccatgccatgccgagccttgccatgctgagccatgccatgctgagccatgccatgccacgCCAAGCTATGCCATGCCGTGCCGAGCAGTGCCAACCTGAGTCATACCAAGCCGTGCGGAGCCGTTTcatgccgagccgagccatgccatgcaacgccgagccatgccgagccatgccatgccgagtcATGCTATGCTGATCCATGCCATAACATTAATGGacttattctgtggtaactagttgtaaCAGACTCCTTAGTAAATTCACTGTGCTAGTTTTTGAGGTCAtgggagagaaataaagaaggaaagaaagaaagaaggaaagaaagaaggaaagaaagaaggaaagaaagaaggaaagaaggaaagaaagaaggaaagaaagaaggaaagaaagaaggaaagaaggaaagaaggaaaggaaggaaggaaggagggaaggaaggaaggaaggaaggagggaaggaaggaaggaaggaaggaaggaaggaaggaaggaaagacgaaaagaaagaaggaaagaaagaaggaaagaaaggccattttttgaaaccaatggaatgccaaatttggaaaaaagttttaacaactgaattctcgtatttgccagaaagtcctatatctctcttaggtcaagatttgttaagtaaattgtaagctcaaataacgttttctgagaattctgtttagttgcatgtcctacaagaagctgcttggacGGTGCAGACCTGCTCGcttcaagtgagaaatctccaagcaAATTTCAAATGCTGTGTATCCATCAGTATTGGCAGCCAATGtttcggtaaagccaacaccacattgatagaactgaaacCGGACTTCAGTCCGGCaagggaaaacaatatccaataaatatgacagccaaaatggagttagagactttgatgaataaatttatgacaaccttacaggctaactgcattcgattggacttgtAGTTTTGTCTATTCATAGCTACAACATagaaacaacctgtggctattgtgggacagtatgatgagaatgctaagagactgatatactgattgttactttgatcaaaaaaatgcagggaatgaatttaagtcttaataggccatgatccttttgtcatatatgtaccatttgtgaaatctaattttgatctttttttttaatttgcaatctatgtccttgtaaattgcactagctgattttcttaacagtatagcttttggcatgcctaaacgtaaattgctgcagaacctgcaagtCTTTTACATCAGGTCACAGACCATGCTCGTATTTGGTCTGATCTCATATGCTTGCATAAttttttgttgatggttcagggaagtctcataaagctgtagtggtctggcatgaagagaacaattggcatcattctgtaaaaattattgaaggttcaacccagTTAGTAGAACTTGGCGCCGCTTTacattacttaaagctttttaaggaggaacctctaaattcgatttgtgattctgagtatgtAGTCAAGGTCCAATGTACGCATctgattctgaattttttttttaaaacaaaaaaggggagaagcagaggaaacatCACAAAACTGATTGTCAGAAGCATTGTATGTGATTAATCACTTATATCTAAGTAGTGCAGCCCAAATTCCCCCTGTGATGAAACACTTTACAAGTATGACCgaaaaacatgctaaatcagaaagaacctacattAGTTATGGTCAAATCACTCGTTAATGGTCAATGGGAAGGGCCACATCAATTGATAACCTGGGggagaggctatgcttgtgtctttacagatcGAGGGCCGCAATGGTTGCCAGCGCgaaatgtgaaacctgtgtCATCTTCCTGACgatgattgctgcagctgctgtgttttggatgcctgcacagacaaagactaacatgtggattacttCAGCCAACACGACTGGCCAGGACTCCATATGCCTAGCTATGGCATCTCCGGAAAACCCGTTCCACACATGCTTGGTTGGCATCCCCCTTGACgactacagcagcatcacacgaCTGTTTCAGAGTAGTGGTCGGTGCAAAGGCATCGCAACGAACTGTAATAATACCAACATGGCACTTTGCATTAATTGTCTCCCGGAAGCAGATGTTGAGCGTcaggaactggaattgctgggatctatGCCCATGGACGCTTGCATTCAGCTGGTTTGTGAACTGCACTGCAGAATAGAGCCACAATAGACTTTTTCTtattagctcaaggacatgggtgtgaagattttgatggtatATGCAATAGATTGCTTAGtggttgggggctttcagcgTGGTTGTTATCAGTTGTGAAAACGGGACTGATTGTTTTGATGATTGCTGTGATTGTATTACTAATGTTGCcatgcatgttttctttgctgcaaagggccctgcagcagacaatgaaggcaatttttttagcataaaaaagggggaattgtggaggactatggtgggtccgtggatcCCCTGATGGAGAGCacgggaacagagatcagccttgaagatattaaagcctacccgtgagaaagatggaagtaaaggagtatccggagatattaaggtgtacccgtgagagagaagggatgtatccgtgagagagaagggagtagaagagtaacattgatgatagcgaaattagccaatgagatgttactgctgtaacttgtaaccaatagggaagagacacatgaattggtaaaactgtataaaaatgcacttgtggcaataaatggcatctactactttcatcctggaagaacgtggtctatgtcgtttgtctaTCTCAAGGACGACagtgccatgccgagccatgtcACGCCGttccgagccgtgccgagccgatCCGTGCAGTGCCGAGCCGTGTCGCGCCGAGCTGTGCCGTGCGGAGCTGTGCCGTGCccagccgtgccgagccgagccgtgccgtgcAGAGCCGTGCAGTGCGAAGACGTGCCATGCCCggccgtgccgtgccgagccgtgtcGTGCCGAGCCGTGCTTAGCCGTTCTGAGCGGAGGCGTGCTGTGTGGATCCGTGCCGTGCCCAGCCATGCCGCGTGGAGCTGTGCggagccgagccgtgccatgcAGAGCCGTTCCGAGCTGTGCCGTGCAGAGCCATGCCGAGCtgtgccgtgccgagccgttCCGAGCGGACTCGGCCCGAgctgagccgtgccgagccgagccgagccgtgccggcCCGAGCTGAGTCGTGCCGAGCAtagccgtgccgtgccgtgccgtgctgAGCCGTGCCGGCCCGAgctgagccgtgccgagccgagccgtgccgagccgagccgtgccggcCCGAGCTGAGCCGTGCCGTGCTGATCTGTGCCGTGCAGAGCCATGCCgcccgagccgagccgtgccgtgccgagccgtgccgtgccgtgccgagccgtgccgagccgagccgtgccgagctgAGCCGTGCCGAGCTGTGCCGGCCAGAGCTGAGCCGTGCCGAGCAtagccgagccgagccgtgccgagtcgagccgtgccgagctgagacgtgccgagccgagccgtgccggaccgagccgagccgtgccgagccgtgccgagtCGAGCCGCgccgagccgtgccatgccTGGAGATCCAGAACAGCTCACCGGCCAAATCCAGGAAGCCCAGGGCCATAGCCTCTCCGGCCAGGGGCCGGTTCGCCGGCATGGGCGCGGAGCGAGGCATGACGGGGGCGTGGTCACCGGCCCGGGGGCGTGGCCCGCACAGAGCCACAGCGGGCGGCGCTGGCGCGGGAACGGGCGGGCCGGGACTGAGTGCCGGCCCCTGAGTGGGCGGGGCTGAGTCCGGCGCGTGTGGGCGGGGCAGtgggcggagggggcggggagagggcgggccggggcgggggggcgggggaggaggtgggcggggccggagcgggtGTGGGCGTGGCCTTGGCCGAGGCCCGTGGCGGTGGGCGAAGGGTGCGAGAGCGCGGGGAGCGTGCGTGGGGGGAGCGCTGTCCGCGGTGGCCGTGCGGCCAGCAAGGGCTGTTGGTGGAGGGGCTTTGTGGGGGCGCGGGGAAGGGGATCGGTGGGCAGAGAGGCTCCCCGGGCAGGTGTGAGGTGCCCAAGGCTGTCAGTGTTGCTGAGTCTTGCCAGCCATGCCGAGCCAAACCGAGCCAAGAAAGGCCAttccatgccatgccgagccgtgccgagccaaGTAATCCTGAGCCacgccatgctgagccatgctaTGCCATGCTGAGCCTGCAGCGAGTCGAGCCATGCCGAGCTAGGCCATGCAATGCCACGCCGGGAGAAGCCATgctgagccgagccgagccatgccatactgagccgagccatgccatgccatgccatgctgagccatggtgagccatgccatgccgtgcTGAGCAGTGCCGACCTGATTCATACCAAGCTGTGCGGAGCCGTGtcatgccgagccgagccgtgccatgccatgccaagccatgccatgccatgcctaGCCATGCTGATCCGAGCCTTGCCGAGCTGAGCCGAGCAATTCCAAGCTGTGCCACGCCGACCCATGCCGTGCCATGCCATgacatgctgagccatgccatgtcGTGCCGAGCAGTGCCGACCTGAGTCATACCAAGCCTTGTAGAGCTGTGTCATGCTGAGTCGAGCCATGCCAAGCCGTgatgagccatgccatgccaggccatgccatgccatgccatgccaagccGTGCCATGCTGAACTATGTCATGCCATGCCATGCAAAGCTGAGCCATGTCATGCCATGCCGAGCTGTGGGGAGTCGAGCCATGCCAAGCCGTGATGAGCAGTGCCAttccgagccatgccatgctgagccatgcaaTACCATGCCAAGCCGTGCCATGCTGAACTATGTCGTGCCATGCCATGCAaagccatgccatgctgtgccgagccatgccgaaccatgccatgccgagcagAGCCGAGCCATTGCATTCCGAGCTGAGCCATGCTGAACCATGCCATGCCTAGCCATTCCAGGCCAtaccgagccatgccatgccatgccatgctgagtcACACCAtaccgagccatgccatgctgagccgagTCATGCTGAgtcatgccgagccatgccatgttgagccatgccgtgccatgccgggctgagccatgccgagccgagccatgccgagccatgccatgccatgccatgccgagccttgccatgctgagccatgccatgctgagccatgccatgccacgCCAAGCTATGCCATGCCGTGCCGAGCAGTGCCAACCTGAGTCATACCAAGCCGTGCGGAGCCGTTTcatgccgagccgagccatgccatgcaacgccgagccatgccgagccatgccatgccgagtcATGCTATGCTGATCCATGCCATAACATTAATGGacttattctgtggtaactagttgtaaCAGACTCCTTAGTAAATTCACTGTGCTAGTTTTTGAGGTCAtgggagagaaataaagaaggaaagaaagaaagaaggaaagaaagaaggaaagaaagaaggaaagaaagaaggaaagaaggaaagaaggaaagaaagaaggaaagaaagaaggaaagaaagaaggaaagaaggaaagaaggaaaggaaggaaggaaggaaggagggaaggaaggaaggaaggaaggaaggaaggaaggaag from Caloenas nicobarica isolate bCalNic1 chromosome 1, bCalNic1.hap1, whole genome shotgun sequence includes the following:
- the LOC135987647 gene encoding uncharacterized PPE family protein PPE16-like encodes the protein MPANRPLAGEAMALGFLDLAGELFWISRHGTARRGSTRHGSARLGSVRHGSARHVSARHGSTRHGSARLCSARLSSGRHSSARLSSARLGSARLGTARHGSARHGSARAAWLCTAQISTARLSSGRHGSARHGSARHGSARAGTAQHGTARHGYARHDSARAGTARLGSARLSSGRVRSERLGTAQLGMALHGTARNGSAWHGSAPHSSTRHGWARHGSTQHASAQNG